GACAGATAAGAGTACCCAGACAGATAGATGTCAAGAAGAGAATAGGAATAAAGGATTGCACACCTTTCGAAACCGTTCCTCTTCACCTTCTCTTGACACCCTAAATATCTGAACTATGTTGACTCCATAGCCTGAATGTGTCTTTGCATGAGTGTTCTTGACGTACCTTGCAATCTAGACGTGGACCCAAAGAAGAAGACATCGATTATAAGCATCAAACATAATATCATCTGGTGGATAAGCCAAACAAGATGCAAAACCTACAGTAGACTATTACAAGCTGAACAATAAAAGGCAAGATAACTTTAACCTTTGCTCCTTTAGGTTATAGCTTTCCTAAGTTAAAGAGTATGTTACGGATAAAATGAGCAAAGTAACTGATGAATACCGTCGAGAACTCCTTGGAATCAACTTCAAGTGGCGAAAGCTCACAACAAAGGCGTTGATAATGAGAGCACAAGGGATCTTCCTATGAcaatagcaaaaaaattacaaaacctGAGTTACACAAGTCTCTAAAAGGAACCATTAGAGGAGCTATAGTAGTATCACTATCCTAGCAAACATTGTTATCATTGGGTAAGACAAGGTTAGATAGAAGAAATGAAGAGACCAGACAAATAATACCTGCATCAGAACATCATCCGCCAACAACTTTGTTGCCAACTCTATTTCACCTAGGGCTTCAACCTTCCATTACCCAATAGTCAGTAGTTATCTCAAATACAAAGAAAGAAACTGAATAACCATAAAACAGGGAatctggaaagaaaaaaaagttaatggTCATTGGAACGGAGTTCTTGAAAGAATACTAGATATCATCATCACTCAGAAACAAGATAtaaatatagaaaaaaaaattccccgaAACAAAATGGTAATGAGTGGACAAGAATCTGAAGTTCTCAACTGAGGAAACTGGAAGAACATTACCATTTCCAACTTGCTTTTTAACTTTTGAGGGCTGTCAATGACAAACTCACCTGCCATTACATTCGTACCGTGTTTTATCAGAAGCCAATGTTGATGAGAGAATTAATCAGAACATGGAGAAAAGCATAAAGCAGGCTAAAGAAtatatttgcaaaaaaatcTCCTCTATTATGAAAAATAGCCAACTAAAAGAATATTAACTAAAGAACATGCAAGGATGCgttgtgggagagagagaggcatagAGGCACAACAGAGAAGGAGGACTCACGCATCTTCTTAAACCCAAAATCATGAGGAATAACAGTGTAGAATTCACTGCAATCAAAACATGAATCGAAATTAGTGTTATGTTATTCAGGACCAATTTTCTCAGTGGCATCAATTAAGAATGTTCAGAACATCAACATAATTGCAAGAATTATAAAGAGGCAGACAGAGACATCACATGATAAATATCATGTGGAAATGCAATTAGAATTGTGAAACAAGTCAAGTCAAGCATTGTGGGGAAAAACACTGGAGTGCAATGTACATAACCTTACCCGCTTAATTGTTCAAGCTTTGTCCTGTTTGACTTCCCAATCACATCAGCAATCTTCTTCAAGACATCATAGCCCTGTCATACCATATCAAGATGATatgttttttgttaaaagaaagtggagaaagaaggggaaaaaaaacatttcttCAGTGAAGTTCGGAAAACTGCAGTAGAAAAACGTGCTTCTTCTTTAGTTTTTTCAGGTTGAACGCTAATTTCTGAGAAATCATGCAAGTTGCAATGATGGAAAAGCATAGAAGACTAATGATATAGACTCTGTAATTCACCTCTTTCTTCATTCTTGTAAGCAGAGCGTATGGatgaaaccaaaaacaaaagagaaagagaccACCAAACAAGTCTACAAAATTATGGAAGTTTGATGTAGTGATGAATTTTAGATAAGCCAGAATACATAAGTTGGCTACAACAACAAGACCAATCATTTAAGAAGAACTCCAGTCAAACACAGCAGCAAAAAAGTAGAAACTGAGTAAAAGGAGGACAACAAGGCCtattttgtcaacaaaaactatCCATAAGAATGGACCCTTTCCCTAACTAAAAGATAAGGGCACATTTCAGCTGCTGGCATCCACATTATGAAACCAACTGGATACAGGTGTACCACTCAACACTCAAGCTATACAGAACTACACGTGATCTCAATATACGTCCAGTTTGCATAGAGAAGTTCTGTAACAACAAACTAGAAAGTGGTTTGATAAGGCACATTGAAGTAGTTCCAACTTTCAATTCTACAGCGAAAAAACTAATGAACCACGCCCTAAAACAAGCGGAGTTCCTTCCTCTGCTTAATAACATAAGTTCAAAAACTTGGAAATAGACTCTTCAGTCTTCACAATATCCTCATAACTTCGAATATCATTTGGTTCAGAAGCAACCACTGAagcaaaaactaaaaacaatgACACAACAGCTAGCACATTCTTGTTATCATTTGCATATTAGGGAATCAGATGTGACACAATACCGTCCAAATAAAACTCAAATGCATAGCTCAAACTTCAAACACTTGCCTTTAAAATTGTCGACTTGCTAAGCTTCCCAAGTGGCAACTTTTCAGCATTGTATCCTATAATTACAGgtggaaaataaattattaGAACACTATATTTATCTAATAAACAGAAGGGATCATACGATAAACAGAAATTCAACTGCGTGCTTTTGGAGCCAGCATCCATTATTTGGGAGGTAAAGCCGTAAAGGTTCAAGATATCAAAGTTTTAGTATTGCAATCAAAGTTATAGTATTGCtaattaaaaaaagggaaaacaaacCTATTTCCATCATTTGTTGTTTCATCATGCTGACATTGCAAATAAGAGAGATAAACTTTGCAATGCGCGACTCCAGTCTTGTTTCCCGGAGCTGCACTCCCACTGTAGTGTTGGATTTCCCTTTAACCTGGTAACACATATCCGACCCTCAAAAGAGTCAAGAAGATGGTGTGATAAGTTAAAAATGATTCACCAAGATTTATAACAATTAACAACAGCAAGTGTCAGACAAACTCATTGTAACATCAACGAGATACGACCTTATGACTTATGCCAATTGCCAAGTCATGCAGCATGTTAATATATTCAGCAACTAGACAAGAATAATGCCGTTTACCATTATGACAACTTACATCTGATTCTTTTTCTCTGTCATTGTAGTCCATTTCCAACCAAGCGTAGCTCCTCGGGTGACATATAAACTCTTTACGGTTAGACCAATAGTTCTGGGTTTTGGCCAAGAACTTCTGCTCAAATTCCTGGATAGCAGAATCTCGTGACGAGTACGGGCCGTGTAGTTTATCTTGACCTTTGACACCAACTCTGCCCCATCTACAGTAAACCATGAATCTACCCCCGTTGTCAGACTCTGCATTTATGTAACAGAGTACATGAAGAGATCAACATTACCGAAGGGGAAGCCATGAGGTACAACGTTTGACGTTCATGACTCGAACAAGGATACAAATACAATTGCACAAAAGCAATTTATACTGAGTATCAAGATAATATGATAGTGATTAAAAACATTGAACATTGGCAGTCTTTTCCAGTTAAAAGAAAAAGCTAGTGTCTATGTTACCCAGTTAAAAGGAGTACAAGAAATCAAGGTTGAAAAAATAGTAACCTAGAACTTGAATGACATAGAACTTGTTATTGTTCTCCCCGACATTTGTCTGGTTCAACATAGCATCATAAATTTCATCACCCTACAAACAAGTCaaagagagagataaatgaATACAGTCAAGCTAATGTGACGTCAATCGAAACTCACCCATCCACCATAAGCTTTGGTATGACTTACCTGCTGCAATACATGGTAAATTGCCTTAATCTCATCCGGGAGCCATTGATCCAATACCGCCGCACCCTTCTTCGTTGCAGTGACTATTTTCTCCTCCTTGATTTCAATAGCATCTTCTTCTTTGGCTGCCACCAAAATACCACATCTAATTAATGACCATGTTTGAAAGGTCTGTCTAAGACAGAAGGTGAAAAATCTAATCAGACTAACAGTGAGAGAACTACTACTATCACATACCCAAAGTATCGCATAACCTACTTATGTGAGATTAGCAGTCTAACCAACAAAAATGCCAGGaccacacacaaatacacacacTGTCACACTGCTTGCGTGCGTGTGGGGCAGTTCCCTTACATTATGGATCGACCGAGATTCAAGTTgtgtgtgaaaatggaggaattTTCCAACGGTGTGATTATGAGGCCCCATAAGTACAACTTGAGGGTGCGTTTCCACTAAATTTTTTAGTCTTCAAGAGTCAAGTTGTTTATGCTAAATGTTACTCCGTAAAAACATGgttttagtccatttagtttagtgaaaacaCCTCCTGAGTACATAACATATACAAAAACAAGTCGAATCGCCAGCCATACGAACGAGTTAAATCCAGTTACCTTCAATAACGGCGTTGGAGTCGTGAGAATCGGCACAAAGCCTTTGAAGGAGTTCTTTCTTGGACCCAGTGGTAGAAACTCCTTGAAGCTCGGCTTCTTTGCGCAGCTTTCGAATATCCATACCCCGAAGCTTTTCCAGCGCCTGGATTTTATCAGCCCCGTTTGAATCCCCATCCTGAGTTTCTTCCCTCCGCCTCTTCAACGTGCTATTTGAACCGTCAGCGGTGGAATCAATCGACTGCTTGGATTCTTCGCGAACGGCTGATTCGAGTCTCCGAACCTGCAATTATGAAAGTAGCAATTAATGGATGGAAGTAAAAGACACGTGAAGACTTTGTCCCAGTCATCGGCACGTAAGTTGGCTCGGACACACAATGGAGAAAGACAGGTGAAGAGAAGAGGGGGGAGTGGATACCAAAGTGGGCTTGATGCCGGCTGTACTCAGTCCGCGTTTGGCGAGCTCGGTTCGAAGCTCTTCGACGGTGAATTTGCTGGCCATTTTCCGGCTGAAGACCGgcaactgagagagagagagagagagagagagggacagagagagagagagagagagagagaggacgtgGGAAGGGTTTGAAGTTTTTTAAAAGAAGGGGGAGATTTAAATAGGTCGTGGCTGACTGAGAGTGAATGAAAGGGAGGGGAAAATCAAATGGCTTGCTGAGGAAGAGACTAGTTCTCTGCGCAATACGATTTTGGGCCTTTCGATATCAAATGGCCGGCAAGGGGCCCAATCCCACCGACAATATTAGATGCCGTTTCACTTAACTTTTAGCCGTATTATTGTGTGTGGAGGTTTTgctctaataaaaaaaaaattggtgcgtgttaattttgtgtcaattttttgatgattattgatttattttgacaagagaaatcaaaaaagtaaaaaaaatgtacttttacccaatttttcTGGAAAGTGGATagtattttccaaaatatttaggtaaaaagtaaaaaaaaaattgtttttccgattccttttatcaaaacgaatcaataatctatgaAGTTTTGCTACGACAAACTAACGAACGCGAAGAAAAATCTGAATAAGGACCCAAAACCTTCAAAAAGTCTTTTTAGCTTTGTAGAACTCCACTTACTCAAAAGTGCACGGACCAAATTTACTACGGCCCCATTCtgctaaagtttttattttttacgtaCATTTTTTCTTTATGAGGCaggttattctctcacaatatataacctttaatttcaaaaaaaagagagtacttaattaaaaaaatatgtaattatTCTAATTAGTGGAACATGCCCTACTACTAGTTAACTACTTGCATTAAGTCATCACGTGACATTGATATCTggtataaaaaattaataatcttAAGATTTcgttcttcaatttttcaagaGAGAGTTGTATGTCGCAGTTGCCTAATTATTCTCCACTTGATTCATTCTTGTCTTGTTTTACTTACCGTAAGGGAGGCGATAAAGCCACGACTCTAAATGTTAGTGACACGATGTTTTTTGTTCTCTTACAATTATACCCTttactctcctctctctctctctctctttctgctCTTCTGTACTTCTCTTCTCTCACTGCTGACTGAGCCCACAactccttctcctcctttttttattttttttaacagcactCCTTCTCCTGTTCACTTATCTCTCAGTtgcctctatctctctctcatcccaatCGTTTCTACTTTCTGCCTGGTGAGGAGGCCAGTATAGAGGGCGATAGATTTTGATTCTATGGTTATGTACTTCTCTTCTCTCACTACTGAGCCCACATTCCACAACTCCCTTTCCtcctgttctttttttttttttttttaacagcactctctctcctgttcacttagagcatctccaatccatacaaaatagaggatggatgtaacacattgaggggagattttgtaatttattccactttttcttcactttttctactttttgggagaatctttgagggacccaccgtcctttttagagtttggtcctccaaaagtaaatttggtcctctaaaaatggaggaccaaaagtaaatttggagtacaaatttcctccaaactctaaaaaggacggtgggtccctcaaaaattctcccaaaaaagtacaaaaagtgaagaaaaagtggaataaattacaaaatctcccctcaatgtgttacatccatcctctattttgtatggattggagatgctcttatcaCTCAGttgcctctttctctctctcatcccaatCGTTTCTACTTTCTGCCTGGTGAGGAGGCCAATATAGAGGGCGACAGATTTTGATTCTATGGTTTGTGCCAATCCTTGAACTCTGTGTTACTTAACGCATCAAGTAGGAGTCTACAACATGACAAAATCAGATGGTGGACTATGATGAAGATGATTCCATGGGGCGGTGGGGAAAATTGGGTCTTGGGGATGTGGAGGAGGGGAAGAGAAGGGCGAGTTATAAATGAGTCTGAGGGCAAGCCGTTGTACGTTGACGAGGATTGAAAGCAATGGAAGAAGATGGAAGTGGGTTGCCTAGATTGAAAGCTGTTCTAAAAAAAACATCAGGAGAGGGAGTTGTGTCGTGGGCAGTGAAAGAAGAAGTacagaagagaggagagagagttacGAGAGTAAAGGATGTAATTGTAAGAGAACAAGAAAACATCGTGTCACTAACATTTGGAGTCGTGGCTTTATCGCCTCCCTTACTGTAATGCTTAATCATGGTACTGCATCCGATTAGGGTTTTGAATTCGACCAAatggaaattaaaaaatggacaaTTCCTTTGTTCCAAGAGCAAGTATATATAATTATCACAGTTCGGTTTGCTCTACGGAAACGAGGCTTTCGCTTGTCAATCCAAACTGTTTGATTGGTCGGTGACAACCAGCATAGAATTTCAATCGCAAATCCAATTTACAGCGGAGTCcaattttttcctaaaaattACAATCATGGTGATGTAGGACAAGATCGTTAGGAGTGttatattttgaaaacttttatatATGAATAATATTCTTAGAAAATCTTATTGGTGTTTGGTGCGGTCTAGTTTTGATAAAATTTCTTAGTTCCTTTGGAGATCTTATTTCCTTCCTGTTAGTCTTGGTAGCCAGTTATTTAGTTTTGGTTTGTCCCTACTCCAAGTTATATTCTTGGTAGCCATGCATTAAGTTATTAACTAGGCCTATACAGTATAAATAAGGGTGCAACCTTCCTTGTAATTCATTCAATTATCAACAAAATTTTAGAGTTTCTCTCTTCTATTCCCCGTGGATTTCAAggggacttcgggttggtgttaTGCAACTGTGCTGCACATCtccgagccgttggatcgtgcattcgacggcttagatctcatctcggcaaccaacgatcgagagtcgttcattgccgagatgagatctgagccatCGAATGCACTATCCGATGGTTCGGAGGTGCGCAACACGGTGCTGCGTACActactgcacagcaccatcccctaATTGATTTCAAGGTGTGCTCATGAATTGGAGTGTTTATTTCATTTGAATTAGTGCGCAACtaatctctcgtgaattccgctgcgtcgcATGGAATCTGATCAAGCTCCAGAAGCTCCGTTTCACCGGTGCCCGCGTTCATGGTTGCCATTGGGCACACCTCAGATTCCCCCGACTCTACCTCCTGGATGGGTTCTTCCTCCAAAAGCCCATGAAATCTCACCATATCTTGGTCTCTCCAGACCACAGCCTCCGGCTTTACAGCGCCCTTTAATTGTTCAGCCTTCTACTTTTGGTCAATGTGCACCACCACGAAATCCTCAACCTGGTGGAGCTGGATCATCCAAAGCAGTAGGAGAAAACGAGGATGACAGCATGCCCGGTACGAGTTATACCCCTATTCCTTCTAAGTCTACAGAGATGGCTACAAATATATTGCAGCAGCTTGAGATTGGTTCCAAAGGAGAAGTCGCGGGAGGGAAATGCAGTTACTGCAAGGGAGAAAATCAACCAGTAAGTCCACAGACTCGACAACAAAGATGTTCGATGGACAGGGCTCTTAGAAGCCTGGAGGATGTAGATTCATCGAATAGTCTGCGTAACGCTGCAGCTCTTCAGTGTCTGGTTTTGGAAGGCATTGCAGAAGCTGGAGAATCCTAATACTGTTGGTGGAACTTCTGATTCCCTTAAATCTGATCACTCTACTAGTGTTTTACTTAATTGGATATTCTTTCCTACAACCGCAATCTATTATAGTTTTCCGACACGTTGATGTACTAATGATTGTGCATAGCCATCTCAGTTTCTAATGATACAATGAGGAGGTTACAACGTGATAAAAGTCTTAATTGGTAGTACtgggattttttttatcacagGCCATCCAAACTCTTTTTTAGAGTGACTTTGTTTCGCTTATATGTCAATCCACATTGTTGCTTCGCGCGACTTCTTGATTTTCATTGTCTGCCTTATTTCTGTTTCTTGAACATTAAGAATGAAAATTCATCGTCTTTCGATGCCTTTAAATCTGATCAAACCTACTGTATAGGGAATTGTTGTTATGCCCATCTAATATGTAATTGAGGGGATTCCGGGATTTGTCCTTCAAAACTATAGCAGATAAAGGAGGGAGAAAGCAAGTATTGGATGATTAGCATACACAACCATTACACTTTGATTACGTATCCTCTAGTAAACTCTTCTCTGTTAGTCAGGCTCGCTGAATTCTCCTCTGAGATCATCACAAGCTTCTCCCGGAAACACCCTGTGGTAACATCACCATTAACAATACTACAGAAATGCTTGAATAACCCACTTCTCAAATccctccaaaaatagagagatTTGGATAGAAGGAATATTATAGATTTGTTTCCATTAGCAAAGCTGGGTTAGGAAAGAGAAGCATATACTGGGACGACGAGCAAACCTACCAAGACACAAGAATGTTAAGATCAAAGATGAGGAATTCAATGAACACCACAACCAATGCCATTACATTGGTGGTTTAGACTGCTTGTTAAACCAAATTGAATCTAGAAAATTAAGCTTCaaacttctttatttctttctctctttcttttttcctttttttccttaaCTTTCTTTACTTCCTTGGTAAGTAGTAAATACCATCATCACCTGATTCAACGCCTCATAGCAATAACCTAATGGATCCGGCTTCTCAACTGCAGAGAAGCCTTTGCTCATTGATTATTAATGGACCCTTAAAAACAACttttgaacggcttagattacTCAAACTGGCTTTTGCAATCCAAAAGTGAACTACATAAAAGCCAAATTCTAATGAATTGACGAAGCAATAAATACAAGGGTGTAACTTGACAAAAACAGCAGAAGACAATCCTTCCATAAATAATGCTATTCAACACCATTTTAGCACCCCCCAAGAAAAAACCAATTTATTGCTGTCAActaacaataaattttttctctaaaaaaaaacattttagcAAAATTAACCAATTCCATCTACACTAATGGTAAAGAGGGtgaaaatactactactatgcTAGGTCCACAAGTAAAGAGCTGGAAGTGGAAGTACTTGTGAACTACCACCAGAAATACTTCCCCGCGAATTCTCTCTTTATTATGTTACAAAAGTACCAGAGTACACTAATAAGAAAGGTTGATAGCACAATTTCCAGACCAGAAACTCCATtaaggtaaaaaaagaaaattatttgtctcgatgagacgatttcaatgtggggtgttttgaGTACTGCTATCAGTACCGATTGAAATGTAGAGAAATCATACCAACGGCCGCTGCCGGGCCGTCAAACGAGGGGGCCtatgcgagaatcaacggcatccaaggcgtatagggtgcttgatctaaacaatccatttttcgtgtatatacatgaaaaatagggtgtttagatcaaacaccctacacacctcggatgccgttaacTCTCGcataggccccctcgtttttttttatagaatttttagacggctcagatcggccgtccggtggccggaaacAGCCCGgcggcggccgtcggtatgatttcTCTACATTTCGGTCAGTACCTGTAGGTTTactggggtgtttttgagttattgagtttggtAAAAgtgttttggttattggtaaaagttgttaagtttggttgtGGAATgtgtgaaatttgattatttgttaaaagacttgtaactttacttattacaatgtgaaatGTTTGGGatgttttttgagcattgttgttaaatttgtttatctgcacccatttgcttattacaatggaaATGCTCTTAGGTTAGGTTATACAAAGCCATCCCTCTAGAATACAAACGACTGCCAGGAttaaaacaaggaaaacaaccAATGAAACAAAACAACCACCAAGAACTACACAGACACCAAAATTATACACCacccaaatttttactcaagACCTTATTCGTTTGAGTAGAAAAATCCACCCTCCTCGTTGAACTCAGGCAATCCCCTGATATTTGTCACTATATTGTGCACAATCTGCCCAATAGTAGCACCCAGACCCGGAGATCTTGTAGTGAGCAAAATCACTACAAGGTTGTAGTGCGCTTCTCAAGCCGTTTATCTAAGCAATTAACGGTCCGTATTTAAAACAAACTATTTCAGAGAAGAGCTATTCTCTTTCATGgaagaattttgttttaaattcGGACTattgaaaatacttttggatgacTGAAATTGCTCACCATCACTCTGTAGTGACTTTTCTCACACTGGATCCCTGGGGATCCGGATACGGTAGCACTCTTATTGAGGAAAATATTATGGCAGCAGTTGAGAAGCACTTAAAAACAATTGCAACTCCGTTTCCccggagttgagttttgttcaccctcttttaaagaGAGTGAACGTTAACTTCCtttttattagttgaaatgttgtGGATCacatcacaaagtgatgtcatacttaccaaaaaatgtattgctTAGGGAAATTTTATGGCAGTAGTTGAGAAGCACTTAAAAACAATTGCAACTCCGTTTCCCCgaagttgagttttgttcaccctccttaaaaagaTGGTGAACGTTACCTtcatttctattggttgaaatggtgtagatcccaccacaaagtaatGTTATACTTACCAAAAAGGTATTGCAgcgataagcatgacatcatttgTGGTGGgattcacaccatttcaactaataaaattggttgaaatggtgtagatcTCACCACAAAGTAATGTTATACTTACCAAAAAGGTATTGCAgggataagcatgacatcatttgtggtgggatccacaccatttcaattaataaaatagagggtaatgttcaccctctttttaaggaggatgaacaaaattgcactcgttTCCCTGCCTTCAACCGTCCTACTACACCAGTCCATGCACAAACTTATGTTCACCCTCTTCTAATAAGGCCTGTCGTAtcgtgtttgtttgttttttagcaGTTCCTTGCGGCCTGAAGAAGTCAAACGTGTGCATCAAGTGGTGATGGAACTCTGATTTCAAATTTCTCAAGGCCATGATTGGGGGTCAGGATACTTGAGACTTAGATGTTAGGTCTCTTCAAGACTCTCAGGTTCTAAATCTCTCATATGTCATCAATTTCTTTTGGATTGGTTCATACGGAGCTTTGTTCCGGTTCAAATTGGTCTACGCACAAGTGGGCGATGAGATTGTATCCTGAGATTAGCCAAGATGAGCGCAAGCTGACTCAGATATCCGAGTTATTATTAGAAATAAAATGATTGGGCTATTGACAACAAACGTCTGAATAGAAATAATAAGTGTGTGTGACCAAATAAAACATTTATACTGGATCCACGAAAACTAGGGCGAGCTTCACACGCTAAGTATTTATTTCCTTCCCTGGATCTTTCCTGCATTTCATGATTTCATGCACAGTCTATGTGTTATTCTTccacaaaattaaaacaagtgATCATTTTAAGAGACACAACACATAATTCCTCCCTGACCCACGTAAATACTCGATCCTCAAATCTCCCGTGCACTTATTTTTTCATGACCCGGCATTATCGTGCATTTTAGAGAAAGAGCAATGTTACGTACACTCCGACAGACCACTTCCCGATCACATATGTGAGAGAGAAGTGGTCGGTAGGAGTGATAGACTTAATGTTCCGAGAATTGGGTCAtgcgacaaaaaaaattcaattttccaGATTTTCACATAATCCAACGGCCATAACGCACAAGAACATCAATACAAATAAGATATATGAACTGCATAGAATTTGAACTCGTTTAAACCCTCCATCTACAATTAACTACTCTCGTCATTGTGGGTACATTTTCTGTCATGTTCGGTGACATGCTTAAGAGGAAAGTGTCACGGAAATGGAACACCCGTTGATCATCAATTCCTCTCAAAATTGCAACCAAATGCGAGACAAGATTTGGACTATTTGATTGTTACATTTATTCAATCTCACGGCCATGGCGCAGGTTTCCTCCCGTGGGAGTGgggacttttgaaaattgaattATGAAAGGAACAAAAGCATTGGAGACTCGTGTGAAGGAAAATCCCCTGTTTTAGCTTGAGACATATCTCTATCAGCTTTGAATTCTTTGGCGTGTACCCAATATGCATCATGGGGCATGGAATGGGAAACTTCTTACTCCACTCCAACCGTACGCACTTATTCTGAAACTCACTCAATTGCTCTCGCGGCCCCCCCATGGCCTTCAAACTTCTCTCCATCTCCGTCGATACACAAGTATGCATCTATAAATAGTTGCATAATTCCCTTCACTGTCTGCCTCGACTGAATTGTGATCGATCCCCGTTAATTGATCAAGAaccttgtgtttgtgtgtgtgaatgATTTCATCAGCGGGTGAGCAACTCCTCGTTGGAGAAGCAGGGCACGTGCAAATGGCCGGCCTCGGTTTGCGCATGGCAATGCGCGTGCTCCCCTTCTCCAACATGGGTTCCTCACCTCCCCAAGCTACTCTTCAAGACTTCCTGTAAACATGGTCGGGTACCtgatcccctcctccaattttcttcttccataaAAATTGTATGTATATGGGTCTTGCTTCTTTATAATAGACTGTGAATGTGTGATGGTTGTTTCACGTTACTCCATAGGTGTGCAGTTGATTTGTCTTAACTAACTAAACACAACTTCATAATTTCAAGGAGTTGGGCTAGTGCATAGGCTTGGTACTTACGAGTTTGCTATCTAATCTCTTAAGTGCTATCAACTCATACATGATCGGT
The sequence above is a segment of the Rhododendron vialii isolate Sample 1 chromosome 13a, ASM3025357v1 genome. Coding sequences within it:
- the LOC131315062 gene encoding poly [ADP-ribose] polymerase 2, whose protein sequence is MASKFTVEELRTELAKRGLSTAGIKPTLVRRLESAVREESKQSIDSTADGSNSTLKRRREETQDGDSNGADKIQALEKLRGMDIRKLRKEAELQGVSTTGSKKELLQRLCADSHDSNAVIEAKEEDAIEIKEEKIVTATKKGAAVLDQWLPDEIKAIYHVLQQGDEIYDAMLNQTNVGENNNKFYVIQVLESDNGGRFMVYCRWGRVGVKGQDKLHGPYSSRDSAIQEFEQKFLAKTQNYWSNRKEFICHPRSYAWLEMDYNDREKESDVKGKSNTTVGVQLRETRLESRIAKFISLICNVSMMKQQMMEIGYNAEKLPLGKLSKSTILKGYDVLKKIADVIGKSNRTKLEQLSGEFYTVIPHDFGFKKMREFVIDSPQKLKSKLEMVEALGEIELATKLLADDVLMQEDPLCSHYQRLCCELSPLEVDSKEFSTIARYVKNTHAKTHSGYGVNIVQIFRVSREGEEERFRKFSNTKNRMLLWHGSRLTNWTGILSQGLRIAPPEAPATGYMFGKGVYFADMFSKSANYCYSSSACTAGVLLLCEVALGDMAELLTANYNAEKLPEGKLSTKGVGATAPDFSEAQMLEDDVVVPLGKPKEQVGPKGALLYNEYIVYNVDQIRMRYLVQVDFNFRR